Sequence from the uncultured Flavobacterium sp. genome:
TATCGGGGCTAAACCAGAAATATATTTTTTTCAAGACAAAGCTTTGCGATTAGTTTTAAAACGACAAACCCGACAGGTTTTAAAAACCTGTCGGGTTTACTTTGCGAACTTAAAAAAGACAAAGTAAACACAACAAACTTAGTGTCCTTCGCGAAAAAACTTAGCGAACTTTGCGGTTAATTCTCAATCCAATAAACTCAGCAACTTTTAAAAACTTGTCGGGTTTACTTTGCGAACTTAAAAAAGACAAAGTAAACACAACAACCTTAGTGTACTTCGCGAAAAAACTTAGCGAACTTTGCGGTTAATTCTCAAACCAATTATAAATTAAAAACCTTAGCTAAATGCTTAGGATAATTTTCAAGATCATTTTCTATCGTTCCGCCTTTAAAAATATCAAAACAATTATAATCCGGAGAAATATCAAAACCACAAAAACGATAACTACTTGAAATATTCAAAAACAAATCTGACGTCGTTTTACCTTGCATAAATTCTTGAGACGGATTTCCGAAAGCTTCTTCTGGAGCATTCCAAGTAGCAGAAATCATAAACTTCTTTCCTTGTAATTTTCCACCGCTTCCATATTGTTTTGTCAAGTCTTCACGCATTCTTCCGTCTCCCGAAAGGAATTTTTGACTGTGCAATCCGCTGTTAAAAACTTCGTCAGTATATTTTTTGTAAATCCATGGCGCGCCAAACCAGTTTACTGGCGTTTGCACAATAACAATATCGGCACTTAAATGTTTTTCAACTTCTTCATCGGCATTATATCCATTTTCAACTTTTGTTTCCAGAACTTCATAATCCCTCGATTCAAAAAAATGTTTTGCCACTTCTATAAAAGAATTGTTTAATTTTCCTTCCGTCCAATTTGGGTAAGTTAGATGTGTATTGATCAATAATACTTTCTTTTGTTTTTTCATTTTAATAATTTTTACTCTGCAAAAGTAAAAAGGGATCATTGGGCGGAAAGAGACAAATTACCAGTAAAAAAGAAACAAATTACTGATAACAAAAAAGCACTTAAAAAGTGCTTTGAAAATATTAAAGATTTGTGTTTTTTATTTGTTCCCGATATTCTTTGGGAGTAAGATTTACCTGTTTCTTGAAAAATTTAGAAAAATAATTCGGATACTCAAAACCTAGTTCATAAGCTACTTGAGTATTATTCATCGAGTCATTTTTTTCTAATAACTCTTTTGCTTTTTTAATTACAAATTCATGAATATTCTCCAGAGCAGATTTATTTGTAAAATGCTTAATAATATCTCCCAAATAATTAGGCGTTAAATCCAATTGATTAGCAAAATACTGAACATTAGGAAGTTGTTTCACGGGCTGATTATAATAATCCTTTAAACTTTGTTGAAAGTCAGTTACAATCCGATTGTACTGTTTTGGATTTGTAGAAAATTGTCTGTTATAAAAAGCTTCAATTACAGAAATCAATACATTCGCATAAGAAAGCAAAACACCGAAATCTTGTTTTTCGCTTTTATAGTATTTATACATCAAACCAAAAAGTGTATTTATTTCTTCTACTTCACTTTCGGTTAAATATAAGGCTTCGTGCTGTCCATAATCCAGATAAGTTTTAAATAAAAACCGATTTTCATCTATTATCTTTTTAGAAAGCTGCACATACATTCCGGTATAATTTGGTTCAACATTCCATCCATTTACCATATCCGGACTGCTGAAAAAGATTGCAGTTATAGGTTTTGGAACAGGCAATGATTTATCTGTATAATTAATTTTGATAGAAATACGATAGAAATCAGCTTTTACTGGTTCCGATTGTGATCGCATATTTGGAGAATCATAATAACCAATATCGATATCATTATCGATTGGCTTTTTTAATCCAACATATTCGTTAAACGACTCAAAATCTTTAAAGACTATCATTATACAAGTTTTAACAAAGATTAGAAAAAAAACAAGAAACTAAAAACTCAACAACCAATTAAAATTTGTACTTAACTCGCAAAACCAACAAACCCGACAGGTTTTAAAAACCTGTCGGGTTTAGAATGCTTTGAAACTTTAGGCAATCGAATCTTTGTCAAAGTTTAAAACTTTGACAAAGATAAACTTAGTGTTCTAAGCGTAAAACTTAGCGAACTTTGCGGTTAGAAAAAAATTAAGATTTAAACCAACCAGCAACCAATTCATCTTCAAAAGAATTAGCATTTTTATGAATAAACTCGTTTGTTTTTTTATTATAAGAATAATCTAAAGCCCATAATTTATGGTTTTTAGCTAAATCTTTAATGCTTTCGCAAACATAAGCGATTTCTTTATCAGTAGTTGTTGGATGAATAGACATTCTAATCCATCCCGGTTTTTTGATTAAATCACCAATAGTAATTTCATTAACCAATTTATTCGAAGTTTCCTGATCTACATGCAGTAAAAAGTGTCCGTAAGTTCCGGCACAACTGCATCCACCTCTTGTTTGAATTCCGAATTTATCATTCAGCAATTTTACACCTAAATTAAAGTGAAGATCTTCAATAAAAAATGAAATTACGCCCAAACGATTTTTATGTTGACCAGCCAAAATTTTAATATTCTCAACTGGATCTAATTCATTAAAAACAAAATCAACAATCTCGTGTTCGCGTTGCAAAATGTTCTCAATACCCATTTCTTCTTTAAGCTCAATTGCCAATGCAGTTTTAATAACTTGCAAGAAACCAGGAGTTCCGCCATCTTCACGATCCTCGATATTATCAATATATTTATGTTCGCCCCAAGGATTTGTCCAGCTTACAGTTCCTCCGCCAGGACAATCAGGAATCATATTATTGTATAGTTTTTTATTAAAAATCAAAACTCCGGAAGTTCCGGGTCCACCTAAAAATTTATGAGGAGAAAAGAAAATCGCATCAAGATAAGCTTCAGGATCTGAAGGATGCATGTCGATTTCTACATAAGGTCCTGAACAAGCGAAATCTACAAAGCAAACACCGTTATGTTGGTGCATTAATTTTGCAGCTTCGTGAAACGGAGTTTTTAAACCCGTAACATTTGAACATGAAGTAATTGAAGCAATTTTTATCGTTCTGTCGGCATATTTTTCAAGCAATAAAGCCAAATTATCCAAGCAGAAAAGTCCTTTTTCGCAAGAAGGGATAATTTCAACATCAGCAATAGTTTCCAACCAGGAAGTTTGATTAGAATGATGTTCCATGTGCGAAATAAAAACAATAGGGCGTTTCTCAGCAGGAACTATAGTGCAATCCTTCAGGTTTTCTGGGATTTTTAAACCTAAAATACGTTGAAATTTATTGATAACGCCAGTCATTCCGGTACCATCATTAATTAAAACATCATCATTATTGGCATTCGTATGACGTTTTATGATGTTTCTTGCATGATGATACGCTTTTGTCATGGCAGTACCTGACACAGTTGTTTCTGTGTGAGTATTGGCAACAAAAGGTCCAAATTCATTCAAAAGTTTCTCTTCAATAGGTCGATACAAGCGTCCGCTGGCAGTCCAGTCCGTATAAACGATTTTTTTTCTGCCATATGGAGAGTCAAATTCCTGTCCAATCCCAACAATATGCTGTCTAAAATCCTGAAAATAAGTCTCAAGAGTGATGGTATTATTTTTGCTATTCATTAGTGTGCCTGAGTTTGATTGCAAATATATTGCTTTTTTATAGAATTGCGAATTTATCAATTGTAAACTTCAAACATTACACAACTGATCAGTATATTTATATAAATTACCTTTTTATTGATAATTTGTCATAATATTCTATCGGATTAATGGGGCAATAGAACTTAAGGAGAAGTGTTTTATGAAAAACTTACAAGTAGCCACTTTTGGTGGTGGATGTTTTTGGTGTATAGAAGCTGTAATTCAGCGTTTAAAAGGTGTAGAATCTTTAAAATCAGGTTTCTCGGGTGGATTTATTAAAAATCCTCCATATCGTGAAGTTTGTACAGGCAGAACCGGCCATGCAGAAGTTATAGAAGTAACTTTTAATCCTGACATAATTTCATATCACGATTTGATTTTTATATTCATGACAAGTCACGATCCAACAACTTTAAATCGTCAGGGGGCTGATGTTGGAACACAATATCGTTCGATTATTTTATATCATGATGCTGAACAAAAAGCGATCGCAGAACAAGTTATTGAAGAAGTTAAACCATTTTATGAAGATCCAATTGTCACTGAATTAAGAGCTTTTGAAGTATTTTATAATGCCGAAGAAGATCATCAAAATTATTACAACAACAATCAGGAAGCGCGTTATTGCCAGATTGTAATTGATCCGAAAGTGCAAAAATTGAAAAAAATGTACACCGATAAATTAATTGACTAAATAAAAGTTTTAGCTGCTTCAGATAACTATCGGGATAAAAGGAGGAGAATGGTTTTCCTTACTTACTTTTAGATCTCATAGGTTTAAAAAGAATCATTTAAATCTTCGAATCCCGATAGTTATTGGGAGTGGCTTAAAAAATAATCCAAATGAAAAATTTAAAAATAAATAACAGATTTACTGCTGAATTGCCTGCGGATCCAAACGAAGTAAATGAAGTTCGTCAGGTATCTAATGCGCTTTTTTCTTATGTAAATCCAACAAAACCATCAAATCCTAAATTAATTCATGCTTCTCAGGAAGTTGCTGAATTGATTGGTATTACGGCTGATGAAATTCAATCTGAAGCTTTTTTGAATACCTTTTCAGGAAAAGAAGTTCTTCCTGAAACGCGTCCTTATGCAATGTGTTATGCTGGACATCAATTTGGAAATTGGGCTGGACAACTTGGTGATGGTCGTGCAATTAATTTGACCGAAGTAGAAAATAAAAATGAGTTTTTTACACTTCAATTAAAAGGTGCCGGAAAAACTCCATACTCCAGAACTGCTGATGGTTTGGCGGTTTTACGATCTTCTGTTAGAGAATATTTATGTGCCGAAGCAATGTATTATTTGGGAGTTCCCACTACCCGATCGCTTTCGCTGATGTTATCCGGTGACGAAGTTTTGCGTGATATTTTGTATAATGGAAATCCAGCTTACGAAAAAGGAGCAATTGTTTGTCGTGTTGCGCCATCGTTTATTCGTTTTGGAAGTTTCGAAATGTTGACAGCGCGAAATGAACTCAAAAATCTAAAACAATTTGTTGAGTACAATATCAAGCATTATTTTCCTGAAATAAAAGGAGAGCCAAAAGAACAATATTTACAATTCTTTAAAACCGTTGCAGATAAAACACGCGAAATGATTTTGCATTGGCAACGTGTAGGTTTTGTACATGGCGTGATGAATACTGATAATATGTCAATTCATGGAATAACGATTGATTACGGACCTTATGGCTGGTTAGAAAATTATGATCCAAATTGGACACCAAATACAACAGACAGTCAAAACAGAAGATATCGTTTTGGGAATCAACCCCAAATTGCACAATGGAATTTGTATCAATTGGCAAATGCAATTTATCCATTAATTAATGAAGCGAAACCTTTAGAAGATATACTTGAATCTTTTATTACAGATTTTAATTCTGATTATAAAATCATGTTTTTAAGTAAATTAGGATTGTTTACTTCTAGTAAAACTGATGATGAATTAATTGATTCTCTGGAAACTACTCTACAATTATCTGAAACAGATATAACGATCTTTTTTAGAAATTTAAGCAAGATTCAAAAATCAGATTCTGTTGAAAAAGCAATTGAAAAAATTCAGGATTCTTTTTATATCACTGAACAAATTTCTGGTGAAATATTAGATTCCTGGGAAAAATGGTTTACTCTTTACATCGAAAGATTAAATCAAGAAAAACTTTCGGATAAAGAACGTTCAGAGAAAATGAATGCAATTAATCCAAAGTATGTTTTAAGAAATTATATGTCTCAATTGGCAATTGATGCAGCAGATCAAGGTGATTATTCTCTTATAAACGAGTTGTATTTACTGTTGCAAAAGCCATATGATGAACAACTGGAATATGAAAAATGGTTTGCAAAACGACCGGATTGGGCACGATCTAAAGTTGGTTGTTCAATGCTTTCTTGTAGTTCTTAAAAGTATTTTTTGCCACGAATTTCACGAATTTGTACTAATTTTTTTATTGAAATTGTATGTCACATTGAGCGAAGTCGAAATGCATACAAAGTGTTTTCGACTTCGCTCGAACTGACAATAATAATTCGTGAAATTCGTGGCAAACTTTTTCAATTTCTATTTTGAAGTAATATAATCTACAATCATATTTGCATGAATGCGTGAATTTTCGATAAACCATTTGTGAGTATGCATTCCGCCACAAACAACTCCTGCCAGAAATAATCCTTCAACATTTGTTTCCATAGTTTCCGGATTGTAAGTTGGCGTTTTTAGTTCATCTTCAGATAATTTAATTCCCATTTTTTCAAGAAAAGTCAAATCAGGTTTATATCCGGTTAACGCCAGAACAAAATCATTTTCTATAGTAACTTTTCCATTTGGAGTTTCAATTTCGACCTCATTTTCTCGAATTTCCGTAATATTCGATTCAAAATAAGCTTTGATACTTCCTTCGGCAATTCGGTTTTCGATATCTGGTTTTACCCAATATTTTACCCTGCTATTTATTTCATTTTTACGAATAACCATTGTTACATTCGCTCCTTTTCG
This genomic interval carries:
- a CDS encoding NAD(P)H-dependent oxidoreductase; the encoded protein is MKKQKKVLLINTHLTYPNWTEGKLNNSFIEVAKHFFESRDYEVLETKVENGYNADEEVEKHLSADIVIVQTPVNWFGAPWIYKKYTDEVFNSGLHSQKFLSGDGRMREDLTKQYGSGGKLQGKKFMISATWNAPEEAFGNPSQEFMQGKTTSDLFLNISSSYRFCGFDISPDYNCFDIFKGGTIENDLENYPKHLAKVFNL
- a CDS encoding helix-turn-helix domain-containing protein yields the protein MIVFKDFESFNEYVGLKKPIDNDIDIGYYDSPNMRSQSEPVKADFYRISIKINYTDKSLPVPKPITAIFFSSPDMVNGWNVEPNYTGMYVQLSKKIIDENRFLFKTYLDYGQHEALYLTESEVEEINTLFGLMYKYYKSEKQDFGVLLSYANVLISVIEAFYNRQFSTNPKQYNRIVTDFQQSLKDYYNQPVKQLPNVQYFANQLDLTPNYLGDIIKHFTNKSALENIHEFVIKKAKELLEKNDSMNNTQVAYELGFEYPNYFSKFFKKQVNLTPKEYREQIKNTNL
- a CDS encoding aminotransferase class V-fold PLP-dependent enzyme, yielding MNSKNNTITLETYFQDFRQHIVGIGQEFDSPYGRKKIVYTDWTASGRLYRPIEEKLLNEFGPFVANTHTETTVSGTAMTKAYHHARNIIKRHTNANNDDVLINDGTGMTGVINKFQRILGLKIPENLKDCTIVPAEKRPIVFISHMEHHSNQTSWLETIADVEIIPSCEKGLFCLDNLALLLEKYADRTIKIASITSCSNVTGLKTPFHEAAKLMHQHNGVCFVDFACSGPYVEIDMHPSDPEAYLDAIFFSPHKFLGGPGTSGVLIFNKKLYNNMIPDCPGGGTVSWTNPWGEHKYIDNIEDREDGGTPGFLQVIKTALAIELKEEMGIENILQREHEIVDFVFNELDPVENIKILAGQHKNRLGVISFFIEDLHFNLGVKLLNDKFGIQTRGGCSCAGTYGHFLLHVDQETSNKLVNEITIGDLIKKPGWIRMSIHPTTTDKEIAYVCESIKDLAKNHKLWALDYSYNKKTNEFIHKNANSFEDELVAGWFKS
- the msrA gene encoding peptide-methionine (S)-S-oxide reductase MsrA; the encoded protein is MKNLQVATFGGGCFWCIEAVIQRLKGVESLKSGFSGGFIKNPPYREVCTGRTGHAEVIEVTFNPDIISYHDLIFIFMTSHDPTTLNRQGADVGTQYRSIILYHDAEQKAIAEQVIEEVKPFYEDPIVTELRAFEVFYNAEEDHQNYYNNNQEARYCQIVIDPKVQKLKKMYTDKLID
- a CDS encoding YdiU family protein, which gives rise to MKNLKINNRFTAELPADPNEVNEVRQVSNALFSYVNPTKPSNPKLIHASQEVAELIGITADEIQSEAFLNTFSGKEVLPETRPYAMCYAGHQFGNWAGQLGDGRAINLTEVENKNEFFTLQLKGAGKTPYSRTADGLAVLRSSVREYLCAEAMYYLGVPTTRSLSLMLSGDEVLRDILYNGNPAYEKGAIVCRVAPSFIRFGSFEMLTARNELKNLKQFVEYNIKHYFPEIKGEPKEQYLQFFKTVADKTREMILHWQRVGFVHGVMNTDNMSIHGITIDYGPYGWLENYDPNWTPNTTDSQNRRYRFGNQPQIAQWNLYQLANAIYPLINEAKPLEDILESFITDFNSDYKIMFLSKLGLFTSSKTDDELIDSLETTLQLSETDITIFFRNLSKIQKSDSVEKAIEKIQDSFYITEQISGEILDSWEKWFTLYIERLNQEKLSDKERSEKMNAINPKYVLRNYMSQLAIDAADQGDYSLINELYLLLQKPYDEQLEYEKWFAKRPDWARSKVGCSMLSCSS